CCGCGGTCCGAGAGCGCCGCCTGCAGGTCGAAGACGAACTCGGGATTGACGAGGTCGAAGGCCGTCAGGTTGATCGACAGCGCCGGCCCCGCCCCGCCCTCCGCGACGATGCGCTCGGCCAGCAGGTCGAGCGAGGCCGAGAGCAGCGTCCGGGTCAGCGAATCCGCCAGCCGGTAGTCGCCGAAGACATGCTCGAACTGGGTGGGATTGAGCACCCTGCCGTTGTCGTCGATCCAGCGGGCCAGCACCTCGTAGCCGAAGCACTGCCCGTCGGTCAGGTCGACGATCGGCTGGAAATAGGGCACGATCCGGTTCTGCCGCGTCGCCCGCCAGAAGCGTTCGTCGAGGATGCGCTTGCTGAACCGGTCGTGCCGGGCCGGATCGAAGACCGTCGCAGTGGACCGCCCGGCGCGCTTCGAGACGTAGAGCGCGGCATCGGCGAGGTCGAAGAGATCGTCGAAATCCCGCGCGTGCCAGGGATGGACGCTGATCCCCGCGCTGATCCGCCCGAGCTCGGGCTTGCCCATGAGCGCGGCGGTGCGCTGCACCGCGCTGCTGCAACGCGCGAGCAGGTCGTCGAGGAAGTCTCGCCAGCGCGTCGGCAGCCTGACCAGCGCGGCGAACTCGTCGCCGCCGATCCGCCCGGTCAGCGCGTCGGGCGGCATCGCGTCGCGGATCGTGACCGCGATCCGGCGCAGGTAGTCGTCGCCGAAACTGTGCCCGTAAAGGTCGTTGACCCGCTTGAAATGGTCGATGTCGAAGAGCAGCAGCGCGTGGTATCCGCCCTGCGCCAGCCGCGACGCCGCGTGGTCGTGGAAGGCGCTCGAGTTCTTCATGCCGGTCATCGCATCCGACTCCGCCCGGACCCGCAGCGCGGCGCAGTCGGCCCGAAGCTCGCGGATCTCGCCCTCGGCCAGCCGCCGCGCCTCGCTTTCCCGCAGGAAGAGCGTCACGAGCCCGCGGACGGCTTCGAGGCCGGGCCCGACGGAGCCCGCCGGGAAGACCGCCGCCACGACTGCGGCGCCCGGCCCGCCGCCCGTGGGCACGAGCAGCGTCGCGATGCGCCCCGCCGCGACAGCGGGCTGCGCGGCGCGCTGCCCGGACAGGACCTGCCGCGCCATGGCGGTGATCTCGAGGGCGGCGCGCCCCTCCGCCGAACAGGCGATCTCGCCGGCGCCCCGGTTCTCCGGCCCCGGCGGGGGCGCGACCACGATGCAGCAGGCCTCGGCGCCGGTCACCGCCCCGACGGCGTCGCACAGGTCGCGGAGCGCGTCCTGCCCTGCCGGCGCGGCTGCGCCGGGTGTCTCCGTCTTCCTGCCGATGCGGGGCTGCATATGGTCCTGCACGAATTACGACGTCCCTCGGTAACTGCACCTGCGCGTTGAACCGGCCTCTGCACCTGTCGCCACAGGGCCGGGGCCGGATCGGGCCGGAAGCGAAGAATATTACCCGGCCTCATGTTTCATGAAGCTTTGCGAAAGAATGGTTAACGAAGCCTTTATGGCGCAGCCGGTGCCCCCGGGCCGGGCCCCCTCCAGCCATCTGCGCAAACGAGAAAGGGCGCCGCGTTGCCGCGACGCCCTCGACCTGTCCGCCAGCCGGGATCAGTGCGAGCCGAGAATGCCCGTGCGCACGTGGTAATCCGCCGCCAGCGCGTAATCGGGGTCGTCGTCGCTGTCGATCATCAGGTGACCGGCCTTGGTCAGCAGCCGGTGGCAGTCGCGCGACAGGTGGCGCAGCTGCAGCCGCTTGCCCGCCGCCTCGTATTTCGCCGCCAGCGCCTCGATCGCCTGCAGCGCCGACTGGTCGACCACCCGGCTGTCTGCGAAATCGACGATCACCGCCCTCGGGTCCGCCTCGATGTCGAAGATCTCGGCAAAGCCGTCGGTCGAGCCGAAGAAGAGCGGGCCCTGGATCTGGTAGACGCGGGCGCCCTCGGGCGTGACGTAGCTGCGCGCGTGGATGCGGCGGGCGTTGTTCCAGGCATAGGCCAGCGCCGAGACGATCACCCCGACGACCACCGCCACCGCCAGATCCTCGAACACCGTCACCACGGTCACCAGCACGATGACGAAGGCATCGGTCAGCGGCACCTTGGCGAGGATGCGCAGGCTGTTCCAGGCGAAGGTGCCGATCACCACCATGAACATCACCCCGACCAGCGCCGCGAGCGGGATGAGCTCGATCAGCGGCGAGGCGAAGAGGATGAAGGACAGCAGGAAGAGCGCCGCGACGATGCCGGCGATGCGGGTGCGCCCGCCCGACTTCACGTTGATCATCGACTGGCCGATCATCGCGCAGCCGCCCATGCCGCCGAAGAAGCCGGTGACCACGTTGGCCGTCCCCTGCGCGATGCATTCCTGGCTCGCGCCGCCGCGCTGGCCGGTCATCTCGCCGACGAGGTTGAGCGTCAGCAGGCTCTCGATCAGGCCGATGGCGGCGAGGATCACCGCGTAGGGCAGGATGATCTGCAGCGTCTCGAGGTTGAGCGGCACCATCGGGATGTGGAAGGCCGGGAACGCGCCCTTGATCGAGGCCATGTCGCCGACCCGCGGCACGTCGAGGCCG
The Salipiger sp. H15 DNA segment above includes these coding regions:
- a CDS encoding bifunctional diguanylate cyclase/phosphodiesterase, whose translation is MQDHMQPRIGRKTETPGAAAPAGQDALRDLCDAVGAVTGAEACCIVVAPPPGPENRGAGEIACSAEGRAALEITAMARQVLSGQRAAQPAVAAGRIATLLVPTGGGPGAAVVAAVFPAGSVGPGLEAVRGLVTLFLRESEARRLAEGEIRELRADCAALRVRAESDAMTGMKNSSAFHDHAASRLAQGGYHALLLFDIDHFKRVNDLYGHSFGDDYLRRIAVTIRDAMPPDALTGRIGGDEFAALVRLPTRWRDFLDDLLARCSSAVQRTAALMGKPELGRISAGISVHPWHARDFDDLFDLADAALYVSKRAGRSTATVFDPARHDRFSKRILDERFWRATRQNRIVPYFQPIVDLTDGQCFGYEVLARWIDDNGRVLNPTQFEHVFGDYRLADSLTRTLLSASLDLLAERIVAEGGAGPALSINLTAFDLVNPEFVFDLQAALSDRGLGWSSLILEVTEKVILGDRNGQIYRSLSELRARGVRLAFDDFGTGHGGLRHLRDWPVDILKIDRGFVAHLAGNASDSVIVEAILNIAARCGMRVIAEGVETPEQLALLQELGCHYAQGYFFDGPMPPVALPGARRRYDLGTGVTASALRQG
- a CDS encoding SulP family inorganic anion transporter, which translates into the protein MAKALLARYASRIQKPDLSLSPTARLTPAQIRTDVLSGLTVALALVPEAVAFAFVAGVHPLIGLYAAFLVGLITAVIGGRPGMISGATGALAVVMVALVADHGVEYLFATVVLMGLLQIFAGVMHWGKFIRLVPHPVMLGFVNGLAIVIFMAQLTQFKVPGTAVPGVTPGEWLSGLQLWMMLALVALTMAIIWLLPKVTKVIPAPLAGIAVTAAIVIAFGLDVPRVGDMASIKGAFPAFHIPMVPLNLETLQIILPYAVILAAIGLIESLLTLNLVGEMTGQRGGASQECIAQGTANVVTGFFGGMGGCAMIGQSMINVKSGGRTRIAGIVAALFLLSFILFASPLIELIPLAALVGVMFMVVIGTFAWNSLRILAKVPLTDAFVIVLVTVVTVFEDLAVAVVVGVIVSALAYAWNNARRIHARSYVTPEGARVYQIQGPLFFGSTDGFAEIFDIEADPRAVIVDFADSRVVDQSALQAIEALAAKYEAAGKRLQLRHLSRDCHRLLTKAGHLMIDSDDDPDYALAADYHVRTGILGSH